In Gossypium raimondii isolate GPD5lz chromosome 12, ASM2569854v1, whole genome shotgun sequence, a single window of DNA contains:
- the LOC105763326 gene encoding dof zinc finger protein DOF3.4, which yields MPSESGDQSRRLCKVLNPGAPPPEQEQLPCPRCDSTNTKFCYYNNYNFSQPRHFCKSCRRYWTHGGTLRDIPVGGGTKKNAKRSRTNTHATATTHNNFPLPATPVLLPISANQGSFGIGGESKGNGGGNGNMCGSFTSLLNTQGPGFLALGGFGLGITPALEDVGFGLGRGIWAFSGMGDGAAVVGANGGGAAAATGMGNPWQFEGGETGFVDGGDCFSWPELAISTPGNGFK from the coding sequence ATGCCATCAGAATCGGGAGATCAAAGCAGGCGTTTATGCAAGGTCCTAAACCCGGGAGCCCCACCACCAGAACAAGAGCAGCTACCTTGTCCACGTTGTGACTCCACTAATACTAAGTTCTGCTACTATAACAACTATAATTTTTCTCAGCCTCGTCATTTCTGCAAGTCCTGTCGTCGTTACTGGACTCATGGTGGTACCCTCAGGGACATCCCTGTTGGCGGTGGCACCAAGAAAAACGCTAAGCGTTCTCGCACCAACACCCATGCCACCGCCACTACTCATAATAACTTCCCATTACCTGCCACCCCGGTTTTGTTGCCAATTTCGGCCAACCAAGGAAGTTTTGGTATTGGTGGAGAGTCGAAAGGCAACGGGGGTGGTAATGGAAACATGTGTGGAAGTTTTACCTCCTTGTTGAATACACAAGGGCCTGGTTTTCTGGCTCTTGGTGGGTTTGGGCTCGGTATTACTCCAGCACTTGAGGATGTTGGGTTCGGGCTTGGGAGAGGAATCTGGGCCTTTTCAGGAATGGGAGATGGAGCAGCCGTTGTTGGTGCCAATGGTGGTGGGGCTGCTGCTGCTACGGGAATGGGGAACCCATGGCAGTTTGAAGGTGGAGAAACTGGGTTTGTTGATGGTGGGGATTGCTTTTCTTGGCCTGAACTTGCTATTTCAACCCCAGGAAATGGGTTCAAGTGA